A single genomic interval of Bacillus sp. es.036 harbors:
- a CDS encoding Yip1 family protein — translation MNEVHEETSKTEKPSLVGVIWSPGEQFANIRSNPKVWLPLIVVTVLSLIGGWLMVIGPGFEEQFATAELEGENIDGIILFTKITTVVFSAIGPILGILFSSFIFWLINKATSSEATFKQFFSMNSYIGFISAIGLVLNGILLALLGGSPGKLYTSLGALVNSEGSVGAFLNGIEIFGVWTIILTAIGLRVTARWPKGLAWTIAIIFLVFTIGAAAVGSMMNTMSGM, via the coding sequence ATGAATGAAGTGCATGAAGAAACAAGTAAGACAGAGAAGCCATCGTTAGTAGGGGTGATTTGGAGTCCTGGTGAACAGTTTGCCAACATTCGCTCGAACCCGAAAGTATGGTTGCCTCTGATCGTCGTAACTGTGCTTTCGTTAATTGGCGGCTGGTTAATGGTGATTGGACCTGGATTTGAAGAGCAGTTTGCGACAGCGGAGTTAGAAGGCGAAAACATTGACGGCATTATCTTATTCACTAAAATAACAACGGTTGTTTTTTCTGCCATTGGGCCGATTCTGGGTATTCTATTCTCAAGCTTTATTTTTTGGCTTATTAATAAGGCAACAAGTTCAGAAGCTACGTTTAAGCAATTTTTCTCTATGAATTCCTATATTGGGTTTATTAGTGCAATTGGTTTAGTTCTAAATGGCATTCTTCTAGCACTATTAGGCGGGTCACCAGGGAAACTTTATACGAGCCTGGGTGCATTAGTTAATTCAGAAGGCTCCGTTGGTGCTTTTCTAAATGGCATTGAAATATTTGGGGTGTGGACCATTATTTTAACAGCCATAGGACTTAGAGTGACTGCCAGGTGGCCAAAAGGACTTGCGTGGACAATTGCGATTATTTTCCTAGTCTTTACGATAGGGGCAGCAGCAGTTGGTAGTATGATGAATACGATGTCGGGAATGTAA
- a CDS encoding efflux RND transporter periplasmic adaptor subunit produces the protein MKKKIWITIAVVIILTLVVGVNIYRTYADSTANVKTETAKFEEINSTVMTPGTLAMANENALYQDSSKGELKEILVNEGDSVKKGDPVVRYENKDLEMEKEQNEINIESLYLRINSLDKQEKRLKEKKNDLADDVGEEAEETMEAEIEQVKMDKRMANLDLRQALLQRDRLKQKISDLEEKSEIGGVVLEANDSSAPQSTQMEKPILRIGSMENLIIEGTLSEYDTLNIEAGQQVTITTDVLPDEKWEAEVMEVGYLPQASSPEANTSAVQYPVSVKFNNSEDVPLKPGFQMIIEIETESHEALTVPLAAVQQDGDESFVFVVEDGKAVKRQIETGSSTTKRIEVTKGLSEKAQVVVEGPDHLKDKMEVTMQ, from the coding sequence ATGAAGAAAAAGATTTGGATTACCATTGCGGTTGTGATCATACTTACTCTCGTTGTAGGGGTAAATATTTACCGAACCTATGCCGATAGTACAGCTAATGTAAAAACGGAAACAGCTAAATTCGAAGAAATTAATTCCACTGTTATGACGCCTGGAACGTTGGCGATGGCTAATGAAAACGCACTTTATCAGGATTCTAGCAAAGGTGAGCTGAAAGAAATTCTTGTTAATGAAGGAGACTCTGTAAAAAAAGGAGATCCAGTTGTTCGCTATGAGAACAAGGATTTAGAAATGGAGAAGGAACAAAACGAGATCAACATTGAGTCGCTTTATCTTCGGATCAATTCACTGGATAAACAAGAGAAGCGTCTGAAAGAGAAGAAAAACGATTTAGCGGATGATGTTGGAGAAGAAGCAGAAGAAACGATGGAAGCTGAAATCGAACAGGTGAAAATGGACAAGCGAATGGCAAATCTTGATTTGCGTCAGGCATTATTACAGCGAGATCGATTAAAGCAGAAGATAAGTGACCTTGAAGAAAAAAGCGAAATTGGCGGTGTTGTATTAGAAGCAAATGATTCAAGTGCCCCACAGTCAACTCAGATGGAGAAACCGATCTTACGGATTGGAAGCATGGAAAATCTCATTATAGAAGGAACACTTTCTGAATACGACACGCTGAATATTGAAGCTGGTCAACAAGTAACGATTACAACAGACGTGCTGCCTGACGAAAAGTGGGAAGCAGAAGTAATGGAAGTAGGTTATTTACCACAAGCCTCTTCACCTGAGGCTAATACGTCGGCCGTGCAATATCCCGTTTCTGTTAAATTTAACAACTCAGAAGACGTTCCATTAAAACCTGGCTTTCAAATGATTATTGAGATTGAAACAGAGTCACATGAAGCTTTAACTGTACCTTTAGCAGCGGTGCAACAGGATGGGGATGAATCCTTTGTATTTGTTGTTGAGGATGGGAAGGCAGTTAAACGTCAAATTGAAACAGGTTCTTCCACTACAAAACGAATTGAAGTAACAAAAGGATTATCTGAGAAAGCTCAAGTTGTGGTGGAAGGTCCTGATCATCTCAAGGATAAAATGGAAGTGACCATGCAATGA
- a CDS encoding ABC transporter ATP-binding protein: MIQLEEITKSYTLGKEAVNVLRGISLQIKSGEFVAIMGPSGSGKSTLMNIIGCLDRPTTGSYFLNEEDVSQHKDHELAKVRNQSIGFVFQQFQLLPRLTALKNVELPMVYAGASKQEREERARDALAKVGLQDRVGHLPNELSGGQKQRVAIARALVNDPSLILADEPTGALDTATSVAIMDLFVQLNQEGTTIVVVTHEPEVAEYASRVIYVRDGLLGQNPLEKGGKRGESLGKY, translated from the coding sequence ATGATCCAACTTGAGGAGATAACAAAAAGCTATACACTAGGCAAGGAAGCAGTGAACGTGCTGAGAGGAATAAGTCTTCAAATTAAAAGCGGCGAATTTGTCGCGATTATGGGTCCGTCAGGGTCGGGGAAATCAACTTTAATGAATATTATTGGTTGTCTTGATCGGCCGACTACAGGTTCTTACTTTTTAAATGAAGAAGATGTTTCTCAACATAAAGATCATGAATTAGCTAAAGTTCGAAATCAATCGATTGGATTTGTGTTTCAACAGTTTCAACTGTTACCAAGGTTAACTGCGCTTAAGAATGTGGAGCTTCCTATGGTTTATGCTGGTGCCTCTAAACAAGAGCGTGAAGAACGCGCGCGAGATGCTTTAGCAAAAGTTGGCTTACAGGATCGAGTGGGACACCTTCCAAATGAGCTTTCAGGTGGTCAAAAGCAACGAGTCGCGATTGCGAGGGCCCTTGTGAATGATCCATCGCTTATTCTTGCTGACGAGCCCACTGGTGCCCTTGATACGGCAACAAGCGTAGCGATTATGGATTTATTTGTTCAACTTAATCAGGAGGGGACTACAATCGTTGTGGTCACGCACGAGCCGGAAGTTGCGGAGTATGCGAGTCGGGTCATTTATGTGCGAGATGGATTATTAGGACAAAACCCTCTTGAGAAAGGGGGCAAACGCGGTGAGTCTTTGGGAAAATATTAA
- a CDS encoding ABC transporter permease, which yields MSLWENIKMALKSVKAHKMRSILTMLGIIIGVAAVIVVVAIGQGGEAMLKSQIAGDGNTIEVFYQPSEEEMQQGKWEENPFTQEDIRQLEGIEKVSNVVASSSEFSTARLREEEAETSITGINEAYLDVNQLKVEKGRSFTSADFLGGRRVAVVSAAMQEELFEGKSPIGEIIRIGVQPVEVIGVLEKPTGLFAFGSVETYIPWTAMRNMLGTSNYSQVTLQVEDADDIQPIGERATTVLNQLHDTDDSYQVINMEEIAQGIGQVTTIMTTIIGSIAGISLLVGGIGVMNIMLVSVTERTREIGIRKSLGATRQQILLQFLVEAIILTLIGGIIGIILGAGTAYLVSFFADWPSLISWQVVLGAVLFSMLIGIAFGLLPANKASRLDPIDSLRYE from the coding sequence GTGAGTCTTTGGGAAAATATTAAAATGGCTCTTAAGTCAGTGAAAGCCCACAAGATGCGGTCCATCCTAACGATGCTTGGGATTATCATTGGTGTCGCAGCTGTTATTGTCGTCGTGGCGATCGGGCAGGGTGGAGAAGCGATGCTTAAATCCCAAATTGCTGGAGATGGCAATACGATCGAAGTCTTTTACCAACCATCTGAAGAAGAAATGCAGCAAGGGAAATGGGAGGAGAATCCGTTCACCCAAGAAGACATTCGACAGTTAGAAGGAATCGAAAAGGTTTCAAATGTCGTTGCCTCTTCCTCGGAATTTTCAACAGCCAGACTCCGTGAAGAAGAAGCAGAAACGTCCATTACAGGGATTAATGAAGCGTATTTGGATGTGAATCAACTTAAAGTGGAGAAAGGCCGCTCCTTTACGAGCGCTGATTTTCTAGGCGGTCGAAGGGTAGCGGTCGTCAGTGCAGCGATGCAGGAAGAGTTATTTGAAGGGAAGTCACCGATTGGAGAAATTATCCGCATTGGTGTTCAGCCTGTGGAAGTGATCGGTGTTCTAGAGAAGCCAACAGGTCTCTTCGCATTTGGTTCCGTGGAAACATATATTCCGTGGACGGCAATGCGAAACATGCTTGGTACAAGTAACTACAGTCAGGTTACGCTCCAAGTGGAAGATGCAGATGACATTCAGCCAATAGGAGAGCGTGCAACGACTGTCTTAAATCAACTTCATGACACAGACGATTCTTATCAGGTCATTAATATGGAAGAAATCGCTCAAGGAATTGGACAGGTAACGACAATCATGACAACGATTATTGGCAGTATTGCTGGTATTTCACTTCTAGTGGGTGGGATCGGTGTGATGAATATTATGCTCGTCTCCGTTACAGAGCGAACGCGTGAAATTGGGATCCGAAAGTCATTAGGGGCGACGAGACAGCAAATACTTCTTCAGTTCCTCGTAGAAGCGATCATACTTACCTTAATTGGTGGGATCATCGGTATCATACTTGGAGCAGGGACGGCGTATCTTGTGTCGTTCTTTGCAGACTGGCCATCTTTGATTTCATGGCAGGTTGTTCTTGGAGCCGTTTTATTTTCAATGCTTATCGGGATTGCCTTTGGTCTCTTGCCTGCGAATAAAGCATCAAGACTCGATCCGATCGATTCTCTTCGTTATGAATAA
- the recQ gene encoding DNA helicase RecQ codes for MLLKAKEQLKHHFGYDEFRGGQEEIISSVLSQNNTLGIMPTGGGKSICYQIPALISEGLTIVISPLISLMKDQVDALASYGIEAAYINSSLTETEIRERMMEAENGELKLLYVAPERLEAPTFQRLLQRTTISLIAVDEAHCISQWGHDFRPSYMKISQMIHRFEDQPPVIALTATATPEVIQDIQRLLTIAPEQTFISGFARENLHFSVIKGEKKKSFIDKYLSQNSAESGIIYTATRKEADQLYNSLLKQGIKVGKYHAGMTENERKAAQEAFLFDNLSVMVATNAFGMGIDKSNVRFVIHHNLPKNMESYYQEAGRAGRDGEESDCFVLFSPGDIHVQKFLIEQNQHEPERKSADLSKLKAMVDYCHTEKCLQGTILHYFGDDRPGYRCGKCSNCIDDREAVEITREAQMIFSTIKRVNERFGKTMIAQILKGSKSKRINELSLNSVSTFGLLKHLTQQEIVDMIDFLTAEQYLLLTESKYPTLILQEKTLPVLKGQETIFKKVARKPVSIEEDDQLFTQLRTLRKQIADRDNVPPYVVFADSTLREMSANMPSSREEMLQIKGVGEMKFDKYGEAFLELLLSAKSMQASSEDASHRASLKLFEEGKDILNIAAARSLSPTTVESHLLKSLEEGLFQDTTRLLDEETKNAILEKAKSVGFDKLKPIKEALPESFTYFQIKVALTKNRLT; via the coding sequence ATGCTTCTTAAAGCAAAAGAACAGCTGAAACACCATTTTGGATACGATGAATTTCGAGGTGGGCAGGAAGAGATCATTTCGAGTGTTCTATCTCAAAATAATACGCTAGGTATTATGCCTACTGGCGGTGGTAAATCGATCTGCTATCAGATCCCGGCTCTTATATCAGAGGGACTAACGATCGTCATCTCTCCGCTTATTTCATTGATGAAAGATCAGGTTGATGCACTTGCAAGTTACGGTATCGAAGCCGCTTATATTAACAGCTCTCTAACAGAAACCGAAATAAGAGAACGAATGATGGAAGCAGAAAATGGAGAATTAAAGTTACTCTATGTTGCTCCGGAGCGTCTAGAAGCACCTACTTTTCAACGTTTATTGCAGCGAACGACCATTTCTCTCATTGCAGTCGATGAAGCGCACTGTATCTCTCAATGGGGACATGATTTCAGACCTAGCTATATGAAAATAAGCCAAATGATCCATCGTTTTGAAGATCAGCCGCCTGTCATTGCTTTAACGGCTACAGCGACACCTGAAGTCATTCAAGATATTCAGAGACTTCTAACGATCGCTCCAGAACAAACGTTTATTTCTGGTTTTGCACGAGAAAACTTACATTTCTCAGTTATTAAAGGAGAAAAGAAAAAGTCTTTTATCGACAAATATCTTAGTCAAAACAGTGCGGAATCCGGAATTATCTACACTGCGACCCGAAAAGAAGCGGACCAGCTATACAATTCGCTTCTAAAACAAGGGATCAAAGTAGGTAAGTATCATGCGGGGATGACAGAGAACGAGCGCAAAGCCGCTCAGGAAGCTTTTTTGTTCGATAATCTATCGGTTATGGTAGCGACCAATGCATTTGGAATGGGAATTGATAAATCCAACGTTCGATTTGTGATTCATCATAATCTTCCAAAGAATATGGAATCTTACTATCAGGAAGCTGGCCGTGCCGGTCGTGATGGAGAAGAAAGTGATTGTTTTGTTCTCTTCTCACCTGGCGATATTCATGTCCAGAAATTTCTAATTGAGCAAAATCAGCATGAGCCAGAAAGAAAATCAGCTGATCTCTCCAAATTAAAAGCTATGGTTGATTATTGTCATACTGAAAAATGCCTTCAAGGAACGATCCTTCACTATTTTGGTGATGACCGACCAGGCTACAGATGTGGCAAATGTAGCAATTGTATTGATGATCGAGAAGCTGTCGAAATTACACGTGAAGCACAAATGATTTTTTCTACCATTAAACGAGTGAACGAACGATTTGGGAAAACAATGATTGCCCAAATCCTAAAAGGATCAAAGTCGAAGCGAATAAATGAGCTCAGCCTAAACAGCGTTTCCACGTTTGGTTTATTAAAGCACCTTACACAACAAGAAATTGTTGATATGATTGACTTTCTAACAGCAGAACAGTACCTCCTTTTAACAGAAAGCAAATACCCAACATTAATCCTCCAAGAAAAAACGCTACCTGTTTTAAAAGGACAAGAAACGATCTTCAAGAAAGTTGCTCGTAAGCCTGTTTCAATCGAGGAAGATGATCAGCTCTTTACACAGCTAAGAACCTTACGAAAGCAGATTGCGGATCGAGACAACGTTCCGCCATACGTTGTTTTTGCCGACAGTACATTGCGAGAAATGAGTGCGAACATGCCGTCTTCCCGTGAAGAAATGCTTCAAATTAAAGGTGTGGGAGAGATGAAGTTTGATAAATACGGCGAGGCCTTTTTAGAACTTTTGCTTTCCGCTAAATCAATGCAAGCTTCCTCTGAAGATGCAAGTCATAGAGCTTCACTTAAGTTATTTGAGGAGGGCAAAGACATTTTAAACATTGCTGCTGCTCGATCGTTAAGCCCTACTACAGTAGAAAGCCACTTGCTGAAAAGCTTGGAAGAAGGATTGTTTCAAGACACAACTCGACTGCTTGATGAGGAAACAAAAAATGCGATTTTAGAAAAAGCTAAATCAGTTGGATTTGATAAATTAAAGCCAATAAAAGAAGCTCTTCCTGAATCATTCACTTACTTTCAAATAAAAGTCGCTTTAACAAAAAATCGTCTCACTTAA
- a CDS encoding DUF421 domain-containing protein, protein MVDWIEVILRSLFILIGLFIITKLLGKKQLSKLSYFEYIVGIIIGDIAGSLSMDVEVSLLHGVTSILIWTLMSVFLSYISMKNKKVRDFVEGKARVFIKDGKILEENLKKERFTTDELLEMLRKKSVFSANEVEFALLEADGELSVLLKRDYRAIKPAELWLHLPRDKEPKTLIMDGKIIKEVLTEEGHNEAWLKKILSDKHVQIDDVFLGQLHSDGKLTLDYYEDGMSEVE, encoded by the coding sequence ATGGTGGACTGGATAGAAGTTATTCTTAGATCGCTGTTCATATTAATTGGACTTTTTATCATTACAAAACTTCTTGGAAAAAAACAATTATCAAAGCTATCTTATTTTGAATATATTGTAGGCATTATTATCGGTGATATAGCAGGCAGTTTATCAATGGATGTGGAAGTGAGCTTACTTCACGGTGTGACAAGCATTCTCATTTGGACACTTATGTCTGTATTCTTAAGTTATATTTCAATGAAAAATAAAAAAGTGAGAGATTTTGTAGAGGGAAAAGCGAGAGTATTTATAAAAGATGGAAAGATCCTTGAAGAAAATTTGAAGAAAGAGCGCTTTACCACAGATGAATTGCTGGAAATGCTTCGTAAAAAAAGTGTTTTTTCCGCAAATGAAGTCGAGTTTGCGTTGCTTGAAGCAGATGGAGAGCTTAGCGTTTTATTAAAACGTGACTATCGAGCGATTAAGCCTGCTGAACTTTGGCTACATCTCCCTCGTGATAAAGAACCAAAAACGCTTATTATGGATGGCAAGATAATAAAAGAAGTGTTAACAGAAGAAGGCCATAATGAAGCATGGCTTAAAAAGATCTTGTCAGATAAACACGTACAAATAGACGATGTTTTTCTTGGACAGCTTCACTCTGATGGCAAGTTAACGCTTGATTATTACGAAGATGGCATGTCAGAAGTTGAATAG
- the fbpA gene encoding Fur-regulated basic protein FbpA, translating to MKKEISYRSKDELIVLLLDRGIYKVKSKQLYECSQTELFYYYLSITRESLQPVKTKVSS from the coding sequence ATGAAAAAAGAAATTTCTTATCGATCGAAGGATGAACTGATCGTTCTTCTTTTAGATCGAGGGATATACAAAGTAAAGAGTAAACAGTTATATGAGTGTTCGCAAACGGAATTGTTTTATTATTACCTTTCCATCACAAGGGAATCCTTGCAGCCGGTAAAAACGAAGGTTAGTTCTTAA
- a CDS encoding aspartyl-phosphate phosphatase Spo0E family protein, whose amino-acid sequence MIEIGTAKGISHKETLQCSQELDDLLTSYQRLTSVNQLRS is encoded by the coding sequence ATGATCGAGATTGGCACTGCAAAAGGCATTTCACATAAAGAAACATTACAGTGTAGTCAAGAGTTAGATGATTTACTAACTTCTTATCAACGTTTGACCTCCGTCAACCAGTTGAGAAGTTAG
- a CDS encoding type B 50S ribosomal protein L31, translating into MKEGIHPKYQQVVFLDVSTGFKFLTGSTMGSNETIEWEDGSEYPLIKVDISSESHPFYTGQQRFNDAGGRVEKFKKKYNR; encoded by the coding sequence ATGAAGGAAGGAATCCATCCAAAATACCAGCAAGTTGTATTTTTAGACGTTAGTACTGGTTTTAAGTTTCTAACTGGTTCTACAATGGGATCTAACGAAACAATTGAGTGGGAAGACGGTAGCGAATATCCACTAATCAAAGTTGATATTAGTTCTGAATCTCATCCATTCTACACTGGTCAGCAGCGCTTTAACGATGCTGGTGGTCGTGTTGAAAAGTTCAAAAAGAAATACAACCGCTAA
- a CDS encoding sigma-70 family RNA polymerase sigma factor — protein MQDISFEKIVEDYSPLVKSQIYKLNLTNDPIYEQAAMIALWECVQNYQDSKGSFSAYAYLKVRGKLLDERRKELRASKEASHADWNDYEETFFTPQNSVTLNIDLSSLTMKQKKWVEQVIIEGKSLKSVATAEGVSVEAVKSWRKSAITKLRKQFNT, from the coding sequence GTGCAAGATATCTCATTCGAAAAAATAGTTGAAGATTACTCACCACTAGTGAAGAGTCAAATCTATAAATTAAACCTTACAAACGATCCCATATATGAACAAGCGGCAATGATTGCGCTATGGGAATGCGTTCAGAATTATCAGGATTCAAAAGGAAGCTTCTCTGCATATGCTTATTTAAAAGTGCGCGGAAAATTACTTGATGAAAGAAGAAAAGAATTACGCGCGTCTAAAGAAGCATCGCATGCTGATTGGAATGACTATGAAGAAACGTTCTTCACGCCTCAGAACAGCGTAACGCTTAACATTGACTTAAGTAGCCTTACAATGAAACAAAAAAAATGGGTTGAACAGGTTATCATAGAGGGAAAATCACTTAAAAGTGTTGCAACTGCTGAAGGTGTCAGCGTAGAAGCAGTTAAATCGTGGAGAAAAAGTGCCATAACGAAATTACGGAAACAATTTAATACCTAA
- a CDS encoding TetR/AcrR family transcriptional regulator: protein MTNWSVKAGQFISDEQRWKMNEKKKHILETAMQLFARKGFHSTSIQEIANESGISKGAVYLHFQSKDDVLYSIFSYYYEILKKKLSDAKLDSFTPEERLEKLLYVQAREIVQHKEFIIMQFREQAISMNKEIDELILKIRMESLQTLASSIQDLYGERITPILPDCVLLLDGMFSSYIKLIVLQNADFDLEELPRFILKRLNDMVYGMIESNAEPFLTMKQASVIFEKSSQSEACQKQSPSSILTNMLSTIKTMRLEENKRKELLETVHFLMKEVNEPNPRRFIFKGMLHQFEGFTELNSYKTALVNSLNLDQ from the coding sequence ATGACCAATTGGTCAGTAAAAGCCGGTCAGTTTATTTCTGACGAACAGAGGTGGAAGATGAACGAAAAAAAGAAACACATCCTTGAAACGGCCATGCAACTTTTTGCTCGAAAAGGATTCCATTCAACATCGATACAGGAAATCGCCAATGAAAGTGGAATTTCTAAAGGAGCCGTTTACCTTCATTTTCAATCAAAAGATGACGTACTGTACTCCATCTTTTCTTATTATTATGAGATATTAAAAAAGAAACTATCTGATGCAAAACTAGATTCATTTACCCCAGAAGAACGTCTTGAAAAGCTGCTGTATGTGCAAGCTCGAGAAATCGTGCAGCATAAAGAGTTTATTATTATGCAATTCAGGGAACAAGCTATTTCGATGAACAAAGAAATCGATGAACTGATTTTGAAGATCAGAATGGAGTCCCTTCAGACGCTTGCAAGTAGTATCCAGGACTTATATGGCGAGCGCATTACCCCTATTTTGCCAGATTGCGTCTTGCTTCTTGATGGTATGTTCTCCTCTTACATCAAGTTAATTGTCCTGCAGAATGCGGATTTTGACTTAGAAGAGCTTCCTCGTTTCATTCTAAAGCGGTTAAATGACATGGTATATGGCATGATCGAAAGCAATGCTGAGCCTTTTCTAACCATGAAGCAAGCTTCCGTCATTTTTGAAAAAAGCAGTCAATCGGAAGCATGCCAAAAACAGTCGCCATCCTCTATCTTAACGAACATGCTTTCGACTATTAAAACGATGAGGTTAGAAGAAAACAAAAGGAAAGAGCTACTTGAAACGGTTCATTTTCTCATGAAAGAAGTGAATGAGCCAAATCCACGGCGCTTTATTTTTAAAGGGATGCTACACCAATTTGAAGGATTCACAGAACTTAATTCATATAAGACTGCCCTCGTTAACTCACTGAACCTTGATCAGTAA